Genomic segment of Syntrophus gentianae:
TATAGATGGAAAGATTCATGGCCGTTGTCATGCCGAAGGCATGAAAATAGGGAAGAGCACCCAGCATGGTTTCTCCCCCACTTTTGAACTGAGGGAACCACGCGGCACATTGCTGCACCTGCCGGCTGAGATTGGCATGGGTCAATTCCACGCCCTTTGGAAGTCCCGTCGTTCCTCCCGTATAGGCATACACGGCCACATCCTTTAAATTCGATGTCCTCCCAGCCAACGGAGCCGTGGCATGGCGAAGGCTCTTTTTCCAGGAAACCACACCGGATGCCGGCTTTACCGGAGCAGAGAGTTTTTTCCACCGCGCAAAAAGCCGGAAGAAGAGATTTTCTGGAAAGGGCAGATAATCGCCCAGAGAGGCAATCACAATCATCCGAATCTTTGTCTTTTTTTTCAGGTCAATCACCCGGTTTCCAAACAAATCCAAGGCAATCACCGCTGATGCTTCAGAATCGGCAAGCTGGTATTCCAGTTCCCGGTCCGTATAAAGCGGATTGTGCATGACCACGATTCCACCCATCCGCAGGACGGCATAATAAGCAACTACGAGAGGGATGCAATTGGGCAGGAGGAGCGCCACCGCTTCCCCCCTGCCTATCCCTGAACGCACCAGGAAACCGGATAAATGTTCAATCTCTTCCTGGAGCTGCCGATAATTCATGCGATATCCCTGGTAAATCAGAGCCGCCGCATCGGAATTCTCCGCTGCTCTCACCTGGAGAATATCGGGCAGGGAAATTTCCTCGTAGGTTAAATGTTCCTGCACTCCCCTCTCATAGGATTGGAGCCAGGGTTTATCGGAATATCGGATGTGCTCTCCCAACGTCTCTCCCTTTTTTGAAGCGCTTCATTCCCGAATCTCTTCTGGCTTTTCCAGGGTAACAAAACGCATTATCTTGCTTTTACCCTATCCCGGATTCCATGTCATCGAAAAAAAGCCCCTGCCTTTTCAAAGGCAGGGGCTTTTCCATATCCTTTATTCCTCATTTCCGCAACCATTCACGATTGTGGTCGATTTAGAGGAATCAAGTCTTTATTTATTTTAAACTTTCTGAACCTTTCACCGATCTCTCGATTATGCGCCTTCCTCGGTGCTTGCCGCTTCCTTTGCGGGTTCGAGGTCCATGGCCTTCCAGACGATTTCTGCGATATCCAGGGATACCATCGTTTCTTCCTTTTTGTGATCCTTGATACCGTCGCTCATCATCGTCAGACAGAAAGGACAACCCACGGCAATGGTGTCGGCCCCTGTCTCGATAGCCTGACCCGTCCGCATATCGTTGATCCGCTCGCCGATATCCTCTTCCATCCACATCCGTGCGCCACCGGCTCCACAGCAGAAGCTCTTGGCGAGATTCCTCTCCATTTCCGTCAACTTCATGCCCGGCACTGCCTTCAACACTTTCCTGGGCTCATCGTAAACCTGATTGTAGCGGCCCAGGAAGCAGGAATCATGATAAACATACGTGCCAGTCACAGGCTTCTTCAGCGTGATCTTGCCTTTTGAGATGAGGTCGGCAAGGATCTCCGTATGATGATAGACTTCGAAATTTCCACCGAAGTGGGGATAATCCTTCTTCAAGGCATTGTAACCGTGAGGACAGGTGGCGATGATCTTCTTCACACCATAGCCGTTCATGGCCTCGATGTTCATCTGCGCCAGGGTCTGATAGAGATACTCGTTTCCGCCTCTCATCGCTGAATCCCCGCAGCAGCTCTCTTCCGTTCCCAGAATGCCGAACTTCACCCCTGCCGCCTGCAGGACCTTGGCCAAAGCGATGGAGACCTTTTTGCCGCGGTCGTCAAAGGAACCTGCACAACCCACATAGAAGAGATATTCCACATCCGGGTCTTCCGCCAGGGTTTTCACACCCACTTCCTTTGCCCAGTCAGCTCGGACATGAGAGCCAACACCCCAGGGATTGGAATTGTTTTCCATATTCCGGTAGGTCAACTGGAGTTCGCCGGCGAAATCGGCTTCCGTCAGAACCTTGTACTGTCTCATATTGATGATCTTCGGCACATGCTCGATGGAGGCCGAGCAGTTTTCCATACAGTACATACAATTCGTACAGGCCCACAGCTCATGCAAATCGATGACCTCGCCCACCATGGCCTTTTCCGCTTCAGGAATCTGCATTTCACCGCCTTCACCCGCAGCTTTCTGAGCCGCGACAAAGAGTGGCGCCCGCTGTTCCCAGTATGTTTTCAAATCCTGGACAAGTTTTTTCGGCGACAGAGGCTTCCCGGAAAGATAGGCGGGACAGCCGTCCTGGCACCGACCGCAGCGTGTGCAGGCATCCAGATCAAAATTCTGCTTCCAGGTAAACTCTTCCAGCTGCCCGACACCGAATGTTTCCGCATTCTCGAAATCGCGAATGGGTTCGATCGTACCGGTCGGTTTCATATCCATGAAGAAGTGATTGGCCGACGTGGTAACGATATGAAGCAGCCGGGAAAAGGGAATGTAACCGATAAACCCGAGGGCGATAAAGGTATGCAGCCACCAGAAAAACTTGTGTGCCGCCTTCGCTGTATCGGTGTCCAATCCCGTAAAGAAATGCGACAGGGCATAACCCGCAAAGGACCAGTATTCCCACGGCGTCTCTTCGACGGTAACGGAGATTCTCAGGGCTTCAATGATGAATCCCGTCACGATGATGCCGCCGATCAGGAGCAGAACGATCGCGTCGTCAGGCCGATTGTCCGGCTCGCCCTTGTAACCAAGTCGATCCGGTTTTTTCAAATATCTCCGATCTGCCGCCATGAGAACGCCAGCCAGCACAGCCAACCCGAAGAGGTCCATAAGGAATGAAAATACCAGATAAAAATTTCCTCTCAGAAAGGCTACGCCTAGGGGTTCGGTAATGTGAAACTCTGTCGCGTCGAAAGCCGCCCCGAAGATAAGCACAAAAAAACCAAAGAAAATCAATCCATGCATAATGCCAGGATAGGCATCGGCTGAAGTTTTCACCTGCAGCAGCACATTCTGCAGCAGCAGTTTGACCCTTTCGCCCATGTTATCCATTCTCATCTCGGGCTTGCCCATCGCCTTCCACATCTGGTAGCGACGATAAAGTCCGTAGCCGAGGATGCCCAGGGCTACTGCCGTAAAAAGAAAAAGGAAGGGCTCGAAGTGTTCTGCGTTCCAGAATACTTCCCTTCCTTCATTCCCTATACCTATAGGCTGTACCATAAATCCTCCCCCTGTTCCATAGCGGCCAGCCTTCAGAATTCAGCCGCCTCCTCGCAAGAAAAGGCGGCTGAATAGTAAACGCTGGCCACTATCTTATGCTAACCAAGAAGTTTCTTACACTCTTTTGCCAATTCAGGAACCAGTTTGAAAAGATCATCAACG
This window contains:
- a CDS encoding heterodisulfide reductase-related iron-sulfur binding cluster → MVQPIGIGNEGREVFWNAEHFEPFLFLFTAVALGILGYGLYRRYQMWKAMGKPEMRMDNMGERVKLLLQNVLLQVKTSADAYPGIMHGLIFFGFFVLIFGAAFDATEFHITEPLGVAFLRGNFYLVFSFLMDLFGLAVLAGVLMAADRRYLKKPDRLGYKGEPDNRPDDAIVLLLIGGIIVTGFIIEALRISVTVEETPWEYWSFAGYALSHFFTGLDTDTAKAAHKFFWWLHTFIALGFIGYIPFSRLLHIVTTSANHFFMDMKPTGTIEPIRDFENAETFGVGQLEEFTWKQNFDLDACTRCGRCQDGCPAYLSGKPLSPKKLVQDLKTYWEQRAPLFVAAQKAAGEGGEMQIPEAEKAMVGEVIDLHELWACTNCMYCMENCSASIEHVPKIINMRQYKVLTEADFAGELQLTYRNMENNSNPWGVGSHVRADWAKEVGVKTLAEDPDVEYLFYVGCAGSFDDRGKKVSIALAKVLQAAGVKFGILGTEESCCGDSAMRGGNEYLYQTLAQMNIEAMNGYGVKKIIATCPHGYNALKKDYPHFGGNFEVYHHTEILADLISKGKITLKKPVTGTYVYHDSCFLGRYNQVYDEPRKVLKAVPGMKLTEMERNLAKSFCCGAGGARMWMEEDIGERINDMRTGQAIETGADTIAVGCPFCLTMMSDGIKDHKKEETMVSLDIAEIVWKAMDLEPAKEAASTEEGA